The Agromyces mariniharenae genome includes a window with the following:
- the pstC gene encoding phosphate ABC transporter permease subunit PstC, translating into MSTAPTAIKAKQRPGDRVFSGSAVFAGSMILVTLAAVAIFLIVQSIPALVADHEDASILPENFWSYVGPLVFGTVWAAALALLFAVPISIGIALFISHYAPRRLASVLGYIVDLLAAVPSVVFGLWGIGVLAPAVQPIYSWLVDNLGWFPLFAGPVSGTGRTILTAALVLAVMVLPIMTAICREVFLQTPVLHEEAALALGATRWEMIRTAVLPFGRSGIVSASVLGLGRALGETMAVAMVLSATGAVTFQLLTSVNPTTIAANIALSFPEAYGMNVNVLIATGLILFVVTFIVNAIARWIVSRRKEFSGAN; encoded by the coding sequence ATGAGCACCGCACCCACCGCCATCAAGGCGAAGCAGCGACCCGGTGACCGGGTCTTCTCGGGCTCGGCCGTGTTCGCCGGGTCGATGATCCTCGTCACCCTCGCCGCCGTCGCGATCTTCCTGATCGTCCAGAGCATCCCGGCACTCGTGGCGGACCACGAGGACGCCTCGATCCTCCCCGAGAACTTCTGGTCGTACGTCGGCCCGCTCGTCTTCGGCACCGTGTGGGCCGCCGCCCTCGCCCTGCTCTTCGCCGTGCCGATCTCGATCGGCATCGCGCTGTTCATCTCGCACTACGCACCGCGCCGCCTCGCGTCGGTGCTCGGCTACATCGTCGACCTGCTCGCCGCGGTGCCCTCGGTCGTGTTCGGCCTCTGGGGCATCGGCGTGCTCGCGCCCGCCGTGCAGCCCATCTACTCCTGGCTGGTCGACAACCTCGGCTGGTTCCCGCTCTTCGCCGGCCCCGTCTCGGGCACCGGCCGCACGATCCTCACCGCCGCGCTCGTGCTCGCGGTGATGGTCCTGCCGATCATGACGGCCATCTGTCGCGAGGTCTTCCTGCAGACCCCGGTCCTCCACGAGGAGGCCGCGCTCGCGCTCGGCGCGACCCGCTGGGAGATGATCCGCACGGCGGTGCTGCCCTTCGGTCGCTCCGGCATCGTCTCGGCCTCCGTGCTCGGCCTCGGTCGCGCCCTCGGCGAGACGATGGCCGTCGCCATGGTGCTCTCCGCGACCGGCGCGGTGACCTTCCAGCTCCTCACCTCGGTGAACCCGACCACGATCGCCGCGAACATCGCCCTGAGCTTCCCCGAGGCCTACGGCATGAACGTCAACGTGCTCATCGCGACCGGCCTCATCCTGTTCGTCGTCACCTTCATCGTCAACGCGATCGCCCGCTGGATCGTCAGCCGTCGCAAGGAATTCTCGGGAGCCAACTGA